AGTCGTTCTTCACGAACGTCGTCGAGGTGACGGCCGAGGACGAGACGACCGTCACCATCCGCACCGAGCAGCCCGACGCCGACCTGCTGCAGGGGCTGTCGTTCTTCTACCTCCTCGACCCCGCGTGGGCCGAGGAGCACGACCCGGCGGCGGAGGCGATGGGCTCCGGCCCCTACGAGCTGACCGACTACACGCCCAAGGGCGCGCTCACGCTCGAGGCCCGCGACGACCACTGGTCGGATCCCGCGGAGATCCAGACGGTGGAGTATGCGGACCTCGGAGGATCGGAGGCCGAGGTGAACGCGCTGCAGACGGGCGAGATCGATCTCGTGAGCGGCCTGGCGCCCAAGGACATCGAGCGCTTCGACGGCAACGACGACGTGACCCTCGAGCCCATCGCATCCAGCCGCGCGGCGTTCGTGAAGCTCAACACGACGCTCGCGCCCGTCGACGACGTCCGTGTCCGTCAGGCCCTCAACTACGCCGTCGACAAGCAGGCGATCATCGACTCCATCCTGCGCGGCACCGTCGAGCCGAGCAACGGGCAGATCCTCACCGACAACTTCACCGGCTACGATCCCGAGCTCACGGCGTACGAATACGACCCGGAGAAGGCGCGTGAGCTCCTCGCGGAGGCCGGGTACGCGGACGGCTTCACGATCGCCCTCGAGTACCCCACGGACACCTACGTCGAGAGCGACGCCATCGTGCAGGCCGTCGCCGCGCAGCTCGCCGAGGTCGGCGTGACCGTCGAGGCGTCGACTGCGCCGTTCGACGTGTGGCTGTCGA
This window of the Microbacterium sp. AB genome carries:
- a CDS encoding ABC transporter substrate-binding protein, whose product is MNSAHRLPAVLAAGAAIALVLSACSSAVTGGGSGDDGERDTLRIGLSGGVNTLDPHNTASVGSDLSVIGSIYSALVHRTADGEMEPDAAESWERIDALTWRFTLDPDVIFSNGDPLTAEDVVWNFERVQDPDLALRLQSFFTNVVEVTAEDETTVTIRTEQPDADLLQGLSFFYLLDPAWAEEHDPAAEAMGSGPYELTDYTPKGALTLEARDDHWSDPAEIQTVEYADLGGSEAEVNALQTGEIDLVSGLAPKDIERFDGNDDVTLEPIASSRAAFVKLNTTLAPVDDVRVRQALNYAVDKQAIIDSILRGTVEPSNGQILTDNFTGYDPELTAYEYDPEKARELLAEAGYADGFTIALEYPTDTYVESDAIVQAVAAQLAEVGVTVEASTAPFDVWLSKYVQEGDMAQSIYITQSWQTTSGFLGLFEQSSPYAYWNDDTYTELLDTARFAETAEEQDAAYAETLAHFREQAPVLFLFPQPAIYGHDAALEWTPSADGWILPYDMAFTG